Genomic segment of Streptomyces longhuiensis:
TCCGCCGCACTTCCCGGCCGCCGGGCGGATTGGTCACAGGATCTGGTGCGATGGTGTGCCGCGATGGCGGCGGCAGCGGCGGTCGGCCTGTACGTGCTCGGGCTCGGCGCGGTGCAGCTGTCCGCGCACGAGTCGGAGAGCGGCGCCTCCTCGTCACCGGCACCCGCGTGCCGCGACGCCGACGTGGACGACAGCACCCTCCAGCACCTGGTCGGGCACCGGACCTCCTACGTGCCGCTGCGCTTCGACTGCGTGCTGGACGACGGAACCACGTACCCCAGCAGCAGCGGTTACGCGTGGCTGAACGGCCTCACCGCCGCGTTCGGTGTGACCGCCGGCGTACTGGTCGTGACGGCCGGGTTCGTCACCGAGCGCAGGGCCCGGGCGCATGCGAACGGAGCTAGCGTATGAGCGTGGGGGGAGAGACCTACGGGGCGTGGGGACGCGGCGACCGAGAGGCGCGCCGCCGCGCGTCGAAAGGACGGTGAGCCGGCCATGACGGACGACGAGCGGCAGATCCGGGCCCTGGTCGAGCGATGGGCCGCGGCGGTGCACGCGGGCGACATGAAGGGCGTCCTGGCCGACCACGCCGACGACATCGTGATGTTCGACGTACCGCCGCCCCACGACGGCGTACGCGGCCTCGACGCCTACCGCGAGACGTGGCCGCCGTTCTTCGAGTGGCAGGCGCAAGGGGCCGTGTTCGACATCGTGTCTCTCGACGTCACCGCCGGCGACGATGTCGCCTACGCCCACGCGCTGCTGCACTGCGGAACACCGGCCGACCTGGCCGGGCAACCGGAGAACCGCCTGCGCCTGACGCTCGGGCTGCGCAAGCAAGAGGGACGCTGGACGGTGGCGCACGAGCACCACTCGTTCCCCGACACCTCGGGCAGCGACGGGTAGGTCATGAGCCGTGGAGCGGGGGGTGGTTCACGCGGACTCCTGCCGGGGGCTGGTGTTCATCTCGCCGGGCTCGACCAGTTGGGCGTTGAGGTCCTTGCCGGTGCGTTCGGCCTGGAGGCCGGGGAACTGGCCAGGCGTCTCGCGAGGGACGGGGCCCCTGCTTCGCAGACTCTGCAGGGGCCCTCGCACGCTCAACCGGCAGCCGAGCCGAACCACTTGGGCAAGTGGCCGAGCAGATCCTGCTGATCCTCACCGACCCAGGCCACGTGACCGTCCGGCCGCAGCAGCACCGCGGGAACGTCCAGATCCTCGCCGGCGTCGACGACGTGGTCGACCCGGTCCGCCCAGCCCTTCACCGAGAGGCTGCCCGTCGGGTCGAGGAGCAGCCCGCGGCCGTCGTGCATCAGCTCGTAGAGGCGCCCCTGCTTCAGCTCGACGTCCCGCATCCGACGGCCGAGCAGCTCGTGGCCCTCGCCGAAGTCGTAGCTGACCCCGACCGCGGTGATGATCCCGGTCACGTACCGGTTCACCTCCTCGAAGTCCATCAGTTTCGAGAACAGCTCCCGGAGAGCTGTCGCGCCCGGATCGGTCCCCAACAGGGTCATCTGCGCACGGGTGTTGTCCAGCACGCGGGCGCCGACCGGGTGCCGCTCGACGTGGTAGCTGTCCAACAGCCCTTCCGGCGCCCAGCCGTTGACCGCGGCCGCCAGTTTCCAGCCGAGGTTGAAGGCGTCCTGGACGCCGAGGTTGAGCCCTTGCCCGCCGGTCGGCGGGTGGATGTGTGCCGCGTCGCCGGCCAGGAACACCCGTCCGACCCGGTAGCGCTCTGCCTGCCGGGTGGCATCACCGAACCGGGACAGCCAGCGCGGCGAGTGCACGCCGAAGTCGGTGCCGGCCGTCGCAAGCAGCTGCTTCTTGAAATCGTCGAGGGTCGGCGGGGTCGCACGGTCCTCGATCACGTCCGCGGCGGGCACGCCGACGCGATACATCCCGTCCCCCTGGGGGATGAGACCGAACCGCAACTGGGTCTTGCGGACTTCCTCGACGACCGCGGCGATCGTCGCCGGGTCCTCGGTCACCGCCATTTCACCCAGCAGCGTCTCGATCGTGGCGGGTTCACCGGGGAAGTCGACGCCGATCTGCTTGCGCACCACGCTGCGGCCGCCGTCGCACCCGACGAGGAACTGCGAGCGCAGCTGCGTGCCGTCCGTCAACGCGACGGTCACGCCGTCCTCGTCCTGACTCACCCCGGCCACTTCGCACCCGCGCCGGATCTCGGTCCCGAGTTCGAGCGCACGCTCGTTGAGCAGCCGCTCGGTGACCGGCTGCGAGGCCTGGACGCCGAAGGGGTGCGTGGTGTCCAACTGGTCCGGCCACGGCTTGACGATGCCGCCGAAGAGGCCGCCCACGCTGAACTTCTCACTGACCGCGAGGAACCGGTCCAGCAGGCCGCGCTGGTCCATCACCTCCACGCTGCGCGCGTGCAGGCCCTGTCCGCGGGACTCCTTGGTCGGCTCGGTCAGCTTCTCCAGCACGACCACGTTCACGTCGTGCAGCCGCAGCTCACTGGCCAGCATCAAGCCGGTCGGTCCGCAGCCCACAACGATGACGTCGATCATGAAATCCCCTACGTGACGAGTTGATTGACGGCCGGGCGGTCCGCGAAGTCCGACGACGCGCACACGATCACGCATGACCGTACGTCGACGGAGGTGCGGGCACTTCGCGAATCCCCGATTTCCGCAGGTCCTGGCCCAGGCCGGCCATTCTGCGCCAGGACCGGGGCCTTGCCGCAAGGCCCCCTGTGCGCTATATGTTGAAGAGGGCAAGGGAGTGGACACTCTCCTTGCCCTTTGTCGTCTGCCGGGGAGTCGAGCTCGGTCAGCCTCTACGGCGACGCCGGCATGAGTCCCCGGATCCACAACGTCAGTACAACGCAAGCCGGTTGACTTGGTCGGAGCGCCCTGGGGCGCCCGCGCGTAGCCGAGCAGTCATGAATTTCACGCATCCGCCGCGCCCCTCAGAGCGGACCGAATTTCCAGGACACTCATACTGTCGAACCTGAAGAGTGAAGCGCGGTCCGTGAAATTGCGATCGACAGCAGTGCTTTTGAATTCCCCACTGAAAGGGAAATGCGCGTGGCCCGTACCGGACGTCTTCGGTACGGGCCATCGCCGTGCGGCGCGGGCTAGTTGACGGCCGCCAGGTCGGTGATCTTGCGGGTCTGGAGGTCCGACTGGACCTTGATCTTGGTGACCTCGGGGTGGGCGCCGTCGCTCCAGGTGAGCGTGACGAGCGAGGTCGCGTGGCCCGCGCCGGAGCCCGTGTAGTCGACCTTCCACTTCACGGGCACGTTCTGCGCGAACAGGATGCCGTCGGCGTGCTCCTTCGCCTCGAACGCGGCGACCTTCTTCTGCGCCGCCGCCGACAGGTAGAAGGAGCGCAGCGCCTTGGCGTTGGCGCCGGCGGCCGGGTCCTCGTTGTCCCAGATCGAGTCGATGTACGCGCCGTAGAAGTCGGCGACGCGGTTGGTGGTGCTGCGCGGGTCGCCCTGGGACGGTACGGGGGCGGCGGCGACGGCCGTGGCGTGGGCGGACGTGCCGGCCAGAGCCGGGGTGATCGCGGTGAGCGAGAGCGTGGCCGCGATGGCGGCGGAGGCGAAGAGAGCGGTGCGGGTGCGAGCGTGCATGGTCGGTGGAACCTTCCCCGTCATTCGGTGCCGCAGTGAATCCTGCGGGCTTCTGGTCACCGGATAAGACTGCACTCGCGGCCCCTCAGTTCCACCATTCCCCGAATTCTTTTTGCGCATGGTCGCACGAATGGCATTCATGAAATGGTTGTGCGGTCGGATGCAAAAATGACGGCAAAATCGCGCCTGCGTGCAGGGTCCTGAGTATCCGTACTCAGGCTGGGATCCGGTCGGTGCGTAAGCATGGGGGCATGACGGGCTGGGTGGTCGATCTTGTCCTGGCGGTGGTGGTCACCGGCCTCGAAGTGGCGGCTCTGGCGTTGTTCTGGTTCCGGGAGAGCGTGAAGGCGTGGGCGGCGCAGGGGCGTTGGGTGCCTGGCGGGACACGTCGGCTGGTCGTGGTGCTCGGTGTCGGCTCAGCGCTGCCCGGTCTGGGCGCCGTCGGCTTCTTCGAGGTCGGCCTGTATGCGACAGCCGTCTCGCAGGCTCTGGTGGCAATGGCGCTGGGCTCGATACTCGCGCTGGGTCTCGCGGCGGAGGTCGGCCGGTGGTTCTGTCGGGGCCGGCGGAAACCGGGCGCGGAACGCTAGTTGGTGCGCATACGGGGCATGGGGCAGGTCGGCGGCGAGGTTGTCCGTTCGGCCGGTGTCTCCGTAGGTTGACCCGATGGGCCTCTTCGACAAACTGACCGGCACCAAGCATCCCGACGCCGGTGTCATACCGTGCCCGGCCGCGGAAGTCCGGGCCGCGCTGCTCGCGATCAACGGGCCCGACGTGCCGTACGCCGTACGCAACGGCACCCCTGCCGAGCGTGCCGACCTCGTCGCCGAGTGGCGGGTCCTGGAGCCGGCCTGGCGCACGTTCTTCTCGCGGAGTCGGCTGAGCCGGACCCTGAAGACGAGGATGCGCCTGGACGCGGAGAGCCACGAAGTGCGCGCACTCGACGAACAGTGGGAGGTCACGTGGGTCGGGGACACGCCCAGGCTGGCCCGGTCACGTGAGTACTCCCGAGGGCAGGTGACCACGGTGAGCCGGCAGTGGGAGGTCCAGCGGGGGCCGGACGGCCGTCTGCACAAGACGGAGGTGTTCCGCTTCGACCCCGCGGAGATGAAGGTCCCGTTGCAGGACGCGGTCCTCGGCGCGGGGTGGACGTGGCGCGGAGTGGTGTTCAAGCTGTGAACCGGCCGGCCGGCCCGTTACTCCGGTGGCCGGCTCTCCGATGGGGGCGTCAGGTCGTGTGCGGGAGGCGGTCGTTGACCAGCGCTGCGAGCTCGGCCAGTTCGTCCTGCGTCAGGTCGGTCAAGGGTGGGCGCACCGGCCCCGCGCTGTGGCCGACCGCCGTCATGCCGGCCTTCACGATGCTCACCGCGTAGCCGGCCCGCCGGTTGCGGATCTCGGTGTACGGCAGGACGAAGTCGTCGAGGAGCTTGATGACGGTGTCGTGCTCGCGCTCGCGGACGGCGCCGTAGAACTCGAGGGCGAACTCGGGCAGGAAGTTGAAGATGGCCGACGAGTAGGTGGTGACGCCGAGTTCGAGGTAGGGGAGGGCGAACATCTCCGCGGTGGGCAGACCCCCGATGTAGGTGAGGCGCTCGCCGAGGCGGGTGTAGATCCGCGTCATCGCGTCGATGTCGCCGACGCCGTCCTTGTAGCCGATGAGGTTGGGGCAGCGGTCGGCGATCCGGGCGAGCGTGGGCGCGGTGTAGACGGCGTTGGCGCGGCTGTAGACGATGACGCCGAGCGACGTGGCGCGGCACACGGCCTCCACGTGGTCGGCCAGACCCTCCTGTCCGGCCTCGGTGAGGTACGGCGGGAAGAGCAGGATGCCGTCGGCGCCCGCGCGTTCGGCGGCCTGCGCGTATGCGACGGCCGTGCGTGTGCCGTATCCGGCCGGGGCCAGGATGGGCGTTCCCTCGGGGGCGCTCTGTACGGCGGCGGTGACGACGCGCTCGACCTCGGCGCCGGTCAGGGAGAAGAACTCGCCGGTGCCGCCCGCGGCGAACAGGCCGCCCACCTCGTACTCGGCCAGGCGCGTGATGTGGTCCCGGTAGGCACCCTCGTCGAAGGAGTGGTCGTCGGCCGTGAAGTGGGTGACAGGGAAGGAGAGGAGGCCGGATCCGATGCGCCGGCCGAGTTCTGACGGGGTGTAGGACGACGTCATGTGCGTTCTGCTCCTGGAGTCGGGGGAGGCGTGATGGATGCCTCTGGTGACGACGCTACGAGCAACGACTCATGCCGGTCCAACACTGATTTCGCATCCGGTGATACCGGGTCGGTATGACGCGTGGAAGGTGCGGAAATGGCTCGTCCGCGCCCCCATGAAGGAGGCGCGGACGGGAGAAAGCGGTGCGTGTCGTGGCGTCAGTGGCGCTTGCCGGCCTCGTGGGTGGCCTGGGTCCAGGCGCGGGCCTGGTCGGTCAGGGTGATGCCGAGGCCGGGGCGGGACGGGACGTGCATGCGGCCGTCACTGATGGTGAGGCGCTCGTTGAACAGCGGCTCCAGCCAGTCGAAGTGCTCCACCCACGGCTCGATCGGGTAGGCGGCCGCGAGGTGGAGGTGGATCTCCATTGCGAAGTGCGGTGCGAGCTGGAGGTTGTGGTGCTCGGCGAGCGCGGCCAGCTTGAGGAACTGCGTGATGCCGCCGATGCGGGGCGCGTCGGGCTGGATGATGTCCGCCGCGTTGTGGCGGATCAGCTCGTAGTGCTCGGCGACGCTGGCGAGCATCTCGCCGGTGGCGATGGGGGTGTCGAGCGAGGCGGCGAGCGCGGCGTGACCCTGCGCGTCGTAGGCGTCGAGCGGCTCCTCGATCCAGACGAGGTCGAATTCCTCCATGGCCCGGCCCATCCGCTGGGCGGTCGGCCGGTCCCACTGCTGGTTCGCGTCGACCATCAGTGGGGCGTCGTCGCCGATGTGCTCGCGGACGGCGGTCAGGCGGCGCAGGTCCTGCTTGCGGTCGGGGTTGCCGACCTTGATCTTGATGCCGCCGATGCCGCTCGCCAGGGAGGCGGAGGCGTTGTCGAGCACCTGCTCGGTCGGGGTGTGCAGGAAGCCGCCGGAGGTGTTGTAGCAGCGTACGGAGTCGCGGTGGGCGCCCAGGAGTTTGGCCAGCGGCAGGCCCGCGCGCCTGCCCTTGAGGTCCCACAGGGCCACGTCGTACGCGGCGATGGCCTGCGTGGCCAGGCCGCTGCGGCCCACCGAGGCGCCGGACCACGCCAGCTTCGTCCAGATCTTGCCGATGTCGCTGGGGTCCTCGCCGAGCAGGTTGTCGGCGATCTCCCTGGCATGGGCGAACTGGCCGGGGCCACCGGCCCGCTTGGAGTAGCTGAAGCCGATGCCCTCGTGCCCCTGCTCGGTCTCCAGCTCCACGAAGAGGAACGCCACTTCGGTCATGGGCTTCTGACGCCCGGTGAGGACCTTGGCGTCGCTGATCGGCGTGGCCAGTGGCAGCGTGACGGAGGAGAGCTTGATCCAGGAGATCCTGTCGAGCGTCGCCTCGCCTGCGACGTGCGCTGCGTTGGTGGTCGTGTGGGTCTTCGTCACCACTTCGTGTCCCTGGGGTGTGAGGCGGATGCGACCGGCCGGCATGCTGCGCGCGCCCGGCCGAGTCGGCGGGTGGGGGCGGGCTGCTGTCGGCGCGGGCTGCTGTCGGCCATGCGGCCGACGGAGGCGTTGACTCCCCTTGAAGCTAGAGTCGGCGATTGATCCACGTCCAAGACCAATTTTGCATGCGCTGATACCCGGAGGGAATCATTGTTCACGCTGGCACAGCTCGTGAGCTTCGTGGCGGTGGCCGAGGAACTGCACTTCACCCGTGCCGCGGAGCGCCTCCGGATGACGCAGCCCCCGCTGAGCCGGCAGATCCAACTCCTCGAGCACGACCTGGGCGTACGGCTCCTCGACCGCACCAACCGGTCCGTCCGGCTCACCCCGGCGGGCCGCACGTTCCTCAACGAGGCGCGCCACATCCTGCGCCAGTCCGAGCACGCGGCCCTCGCCGTACGGCAGGTGTCGGCGGGCGAGGCGGGAGCCATCGCCATCGGGTTCACGGCGGCCAGCGCGAACTCGGCCCTCGGCACGCTGCTCGAAGTGGCCCGCTCGGCCATGCCCCGCGTGGAGGTGGTGCTGCGTGAACTGGTCACCCGCGACCAGTTGGAGGCCATCACCGAAGGGTCCCTCGACCTGGGCATGATCCGCCCCGCGAACACCGGGCCCGACCTGGAGACCAGGCCCGCGGTCAGGGAGGGCCTGCTCGCCGCCCTGCCCACCGGCCATCCGCTCGCCGCGCGCGAGGGCGACCTGCGCGTGGAGGACTTCGACGGGGAGGAGGTGCTGATGTACTCGCCGGTCGAGGCCCGCTACTTCCACGAGCTGCTCGTCAGCATCTTCCGCGCCGCCCAGGTCACACCCGTCTTCACTCAGTACCTCAGCCAGGTGCACAGCATTCTGGCGATGGTGAACGCGGGCTGGGGCATCGCCCTGGTCCCGGAGGCCGCGGCGCAGATGAGGTTCGACGGGATCACCTACAAGCCGGTGTCCCTGCGGGAACCCAAGCCGGTCGAGCTGAATCTGGTGTGGCGCAGGAACAACGACAATCCGGCGTTGGAGGCCCTGCTGCGCCACCTGTGACGAAGGCCGGGGGCAACCAGTCCGGTACGCCCCCGGCCTGCACTCACCGTCAGTCAGGCGCCCCCGAGCGAGGTGACGGCAGCGCCTCGATCTTCGTCTGCACGTCCCGTATGACGTCGACGGCACGTTGTTCGCGCTCCGCGGTGAGGCGGGCGACCGGCACGGAGCGGCTGATGGCGTCGACCGCCGGAGCGTCGTACCGCACGGCGAAGCGAAGTCCCCGATGCCGGTCGCCGTCTTCTCGCGGTCGATGGAGCAGCCCTGTTCGCGGAGGCCCGCCAGGTCGGCGAGCAACGTGTCGCGGTCGGTGGGGGTGTTCTCCGTCCGGGGCGGACAACGGGCCTTCGGCGAGCGGTGGTTCGCTCCAGGTGCGCGGGCCGGTCGCCCCTCGCGCGAGCAGTTCCAGCGGCGCGACCGTGCGCAGCGCCGACTTCACCCCACGGGCCCCTGTTGTCACGTGCGTCCCCCTGCTTCCCGACGCCGGCCATCGCAAATCGACGGGGCTTCACCCATTGACCCGATCAGTTCACGGACTTAGCCTCCATTCTCATACATGGACGCCATCTGCATATGGGGATCAGATCTATGAACGAGGTCGGCACGCAACCCGAGGACGTCGCGCAGAAGCTGCGTGACGGGATGGCGAAGGGGGTGCTGTCCTTCCCGCTCACGAGCCTTCGGGACGACGGCAGCCTCGACCTGGACGCCTACCGGACCTATCTGACCGCCCAGTTGGCCAACGCCCCGGGCATGGTCTTCCCCGCCTGCGGAACGGGGGAGTTCTTCTCGCTGGACGAGGAGGAGTACCGGTCGGTCGTCAGGGTCACGGTCGAGGTCGCCGACGGGCGGCTGCCGGTGGTCGCCGGCATCGGCTACGGCTGGTCACAGGCGCTGCGGTTCGCCCGGATCGCGCAGGAGGAAGGCGCGGACGCGCTGCTCGTGCTGCCGCACTACCTGGTCGGCGCTCCGCAGGACGGGCTGGTGGAGCAGTTGCGCCGGATCGCCGCGGGCACCCGGCTGCCGCTGATCGCGTACCAGCGCGACCAGGTCACCTTCAGCGTGGACGCCCTGCGCCGGATCGCCGAAATCCCCACCGTCGTAGGCCTGAAGGACGGGCACTCCGACCTGGACCGGCTCCAGCGCCTGACACTCGCCGCACCCGACGGCTTCCTCTTCTTCAACGGCGCCGCCACCGCCGAGATGCAGGCCCGCGCCTACGCCACCGTCGGCGTGCCCGCCTACTCCTCCGCGGTCCACGCCTTCGCGCCCGAAATCGCGAAGGCCTTCTTCACCGCGCTGCGGGAGGGCGACGACGAGGCGACGAACAAGCTCCTGCGTGACTTCTACGTCCCCCTGGTGGAGCTGCGCGACCGCGTCCCGGGCTACGCCGTCTCCCTCGTCAAGGCCGCGGCGCGGCTGCGCGGTCTCCCGGTCGGCCCCGTGCGCGCCCCGCTCACCGATCCCTCGCCCGCCGACCTCGCGGATCTCGAGAAGGTGCTGGACACCGGGCTGAACCTGGTCGGAGCCGTGCGGCGCGTCAACTGACCGCCAAACACGCGCCGTTGAAGCGCCACTGCTTCGCCGCGCGCGGCTTCGTACCCGCCCGACCCGCGATCCGCAGTTCGATCCACAGTTCAAAGGGGAACTGACTTGCCTCTCGTCGTAGTGGGAATCAGCGTTCTGATTCTGCTCTTCCTCATGACCAGGCTGAGAATGAACGGGTTCGCCGCCCTCCTCCTCGTGGCGATCGGCGTCGCCCTGGTGCAGGGGATTCCGGCGGCGACGATCCCGGACGTCCTCTCGGAGGGCATCGGCGGCCAGATCGGCGACACGATGCTGACCATCGGCCTCGGCGCCATGGTCGGCCGCGTCATGGGGGACTCCGGAGCGGCGCAACGAATAGCCAACCGGCTCCTCGACGCCTTCGGGCCGCGCTGGGTGCAGGTGGCCATGGTGGTCACGTCCATGCTCATCGGCGTCACCATGTTCTACGAGGTCGCCTTCATCATCATCGTGCCCATCGCGTTCACCCTCGTGCGGGTCACCGGCGCGAAGCTGCTGTGGGTCGGGCTGCCGATGTCGATCGCGCTGTCCACCATGCACAGCTTCCTGCCGCCGCACCCCGGCCCCACCGCCGTCGCCGCGACCTTCCACGCCTCCGTCGGACACACCCTGTTCTACGGTCTCTTCATCGCCGTACCGGCCGGAGCGCTCATCGCCCTCGCGTGGCCGCGCCTGCCGTTCGTGAAGGCGATGAACCCGACCATCCCCAAGGGTCTGGTCAGCGACCGCGAGTTCACCGACGAAGAGATGCCCGGCATGGGCTGGTCCCTGCTCGTGGCCCTCTTCCCGGTGGTCCTGATCGCGGGCGCCGCCGTGATCGACATGGTCACGTCCGGCGAGAGCCCGTTCCTGCACGCGGTCGCGTTCATCGGCTCGGCCCCGATCGCCCTCATGCTGACGCTGCTCCTGGCGATCTGGGCGTTCGGTCCGCGCATCGGCCGCAGCCTCACGGAGGTCAGCGCCTCCTGCGCCTCGGCGGCCCAGGCGATGGCGATGATCCTCCTGGTCATCGGTGCCGGCGGCGCCTTCAAGAACGTCCTCGTCGAAGGCGGGATCTCCGACTACATCAAGGACGTCACGGACAGCTGGGCCATCTCGCCCCTCATCCTGGCCTGGCTCATCGCCGTCATCCTGCGCGTGGCCCTCGGCTCGGCCACGGTCGCCGTCGTCACGGCGTCCGGCGTGGTGCTTCCGCTCCTGGCGGGCAGCGGCATCCACCCCGAGATCATGGTTCTCGCCGTCTCCTGCGGGTCGATCGCGTTCTCCCATGTGAACGACCCCGGATTCTGGCTCTTCAAGGAGTACTTCAACCTCTCGGTCATCGAGGCGATCAAGGTCAGGACCACGTACACGACGGTGCTCGCGGTGCTGGGCCTGGGCGGCGTCCTTGCCCTGGAATGGGCGTTGGACTTCCTGAGCCTGTGACACACATCCATCCGCACGCCTTCCGACCACAGGAACCGCAATGACCTTGAGCAAGCAGCCGACCGTCACCGCGTTCGCCGTCTATCCGGTCGCCGGCCGGGACTGCATGGAACTGAATCTCTCCGGCGCGCACGGCCCCTACTTCACCCGCAATGTCGTCGTCCTCCAGGACTCGGAAGGCCGCACGGGCCTGGGAGAGGTGCCGGGCGGCGAGAAGATCACCCAGACCCTGCGCGACGCCGAGTCCCTCGTGGTCGGGGCGAAGGTGGGCGACTACAAGCGCGTCCTGCGCGAGATCGGAGCCAGGTTCGCCGACCGCGACGCGGGCGGACGAGGCGCCCAGACCTTCGACCTGCGCACCACCGTCCACGCCGTCACCGCGGTCGAGTCGGCGATGCTCGACCTCCTCGGCCAGCACCTCGACGTCCCCGTCGCGGCACTCCTCGGCGACGGTCAACAGCGGGACTCCGTAAGGGTGTTGGGCTACCTCTTCTACGTCGGTGACCCCGACCGCACCGACCTGGAATACGTCCGCGAACCCGACTCGGCCGTCGACTGGCACCGCGTCAGGCACGAAGAGGCCCTGACACCCGACGCAATCGTCCGCCAGGCCGAGGCCGCGTACGACCGGTACGGATTCCGCGACTTCAAGCTCAAGGGCGGAGTCCTGGAAGGCGCTGAGGAGGTCAGGGCCGTCCAGGCGCTGAAGGACCGCTTCCCCGAGGCCAGGATCACTCTCGACCCCAACGGCGCGTGGTCGCTGCGCGAGGCGATCGAGCTGTGCGCGCCCCTGTCCGGCACCCTCGCCTACGCCGAGGACCCCTGCGGTGCCGAAGGCGGCTACTCCGGCCGGGAGATCCTCGCCGAGTTCCGCCGTGCCACGGGCCTGCCCACCGCGACCAACATGATCGCCACGGACTGGCGCCAGCTCACCCACGCCCTGGCGCTCCAGTCGGTCTCCATCCCCCTGGCCGACCCGCACTTCTGGACCATGCAGGGCTCGGTCCGCGTGGCCCAGCTCTGCAACGCGATGGGTCTGACCTGGGGCTGCCACTCCAACAACCACTTCGACATCTCCCTCGCCATGGTGACCCACTGCGGAGCCGCCGCCCCCGGCGAGTACAACGCACTCGACACGCACTGGATCTGGCAGGAAGGCCTGGAGCGCCTCACCACCGCCCCGCCCCGGATCGTCGACGGTGAGATCGCCGTTCCCGACGCCCCGGGCCTGGGCGTCCAGCTCGACATGGACCGACTGCTCGCGGCCCACGACCTCTACAGGACGAAGGCCCTGGGGGCGCGTGACGACGCCATCGGGATGCGGTATCTCGTCGCGGACTGGCAGTTCGACAGCAAGCGCCCGTGCCTCGTCCGCTAGCGATCCGCGGGCACGTGGTCATGGGGACCGGCTGCGATGGCGTACGGTGGTGTCTACCGACGCGGGGTGGAGCAGCTCGGTAGCTCGCTGGGCTCATAACCCAGAGGTCGCAGGTTCAAATCCTGTCCCCGCTACTGACGGGCAAGGCCCGGATCCTTTTGGATCCGGGCCTTGCTGTGTCTGTGGGGTGCGTGTGTCTGTGGGGTGCGCCGCGCGGCCGAACCGGCGCGGGAGCCTGGCACAACCCTTGGGCGTAGTCCTCGGCCGTGTTGGTGTTCGCGGACGGCCGCCGCGGCAGAGAAGGTGACAAATGCACCTCGCGCGGGCCTTTCCGGCTGTCGACCTCGGTGCGATCACCCGGCCCGGCGCCGCGAACCAAGGAGCACCATGGACGACGACAGCGCACCCCGCCCCGCCCCGGCCAAGGCGCGTGCCTCCGCGCTCGTGCGTCGCCCGAAGCTGTGGCTGGTGCCCACGATCCTGACCGGGATGCTCGCACTGCTGCTGTCCCTGCTCTACATGGGCGGCATCGTGAACCCGAACCGCGACTTGCGGAACCTGCCCATCGCGCTCGTCAACTCGGACCGGGGCAAACCCCTGCCAGGGCAGAGTCAGAACGTGGGGACGCAGGTCGCGCAGGCCGCCCTCGCCGACACCTCCGGTGGCAAGGTCGACTGGCATCCACTCACCCGCGGTCAGGCCCAGGACGAGCTGGAAGCGGGCAAGGTCTACGGCGCCCTCGTCATCCCCCCGGACTTCACCGACACCATTGCCGCGCTCACCACCAGCAAGGCGACGCAACGACCGACGCTCACCGTACTCACCAACCCAGG
This window contains:
- a CDS encoding YybH family protein, which produces MTDDERQIRALVERWAAAVHAGDMKGVLADHADDIVMFDVPPPHDGVRGLDAYRETWPPFFEWQAQGAVFDIVSLDVTAGDDVAYAHALLHCGTPADLAGQPENRLRLTLGLRKQEGRWTVAHEHHSFPDTSGSDG
- the rox gene encoding rifampin monooxygenase; translation: MIDVIVVGCGPTGLMLASELRLHDVNVVVLEKLTEPTKESRGQGLHARSVEVMDQRGLLDRFLAVSEKFSVGGLFGGIVKPWPDQLDTTHPFGVQASQPVTERLLNERALELGTEIRRGCEVAGVSQDEDGVTVALTDGTQLRSQFLVGCDGGRSVVRKQIGVDFPGEPATIETLLGEMAVTEDPATIAAVVEEVRKTQLRFGLIPQGDGMYRVGVPAADVIEDRATPPTLDDFKKQLLATAGTDFGVHSPRWLSRFGDATRQAERYRVGRVFLAGDAAHIHPPTGGQGLNLGVQDAFNLGWKLAAAVNGWAPEGLLDSYHVERHPVGARVLDNTRAQMTLLGTDPGATALRELFSKLMDFEEVNRYVTGIITAVGVSYDFGEGHELLGRRMRDVELKQGRLYELMHDGRGLLLDPTGSLSVKGWADRVDHVVDAGEDLDVPAVLLRPDGHVAWVGEDQQDLLGHLPKWFGSAAG
- a CDS encoding DUF6234 family protein, translating into MTGWVVDLVLAVVVTGLEVAALALFWFRESVKAWAAQGRWVPGGTRRLVVVLGVGSALPGLGAVGFFEVGLYATAVSQALVAMALGSILALGLAAEVGRWFCRGRRKPGAER
- the kdgD gene encoding 5-dehydro-4-deoxyglucarate dehydratase, whose product is MTSSYTPSELGRRIGSGLLSFPVTHFTADDHSFDEGAYRDHITRLAEYEVGGLFAAGGTGEFFSLTGAEVERVVTAAVQSAPEGTPILAPAGYGTRTAVAYAQAAERAGADGILLFPPYLTEAGQEGLADHVEAVCRATSLGVIVYSRANAVYTAPTLARIADRCPNLIGYKDGVGDIDAMTRIYTRLGERLTYIGGLPTAEMFALPYLELGVTTYSSAIFNFLPEFALEFYGAVREREHDTVIKLLDDFVLPYTEIRNRRAGYAVSIVKAGMTAVGHSAGPVRPPLTDLTQDELAELAALVNDRLPHTT
- a CDS encoding L-talarate/galactarate dehydratase, with translation MVTKTHTTTNAAHVAGEATLDRISWIKLSSVTLPLATPISDAKVLTGRQKPMTEVAFLFVELETEQGHEGIGFSYSKRAGGPGQFAHAREIADNLLGEDPSDIGKIWTKLAWSGASVGRSGLATQAIAAYDVALWDLKGRRAGLPLAKLLGAHRDSVRCYNTSGGFLHTPTEQVLDNASASLASGIGGIKIKVGNPDRKQDLRRLTAVREHIGDDAPLMVDANQQWDRPTAQRMGRAMEEFDLVWIEEPLDAYDAQGHAALAASLDTPIATGEMLASVAEHYELIRHNAADIIQPDAPRIGGITQFLKLAALAEHHNLQLAPHFAMEIHLHLAAAYPIEPWVEHFDWLEPLFNERLTISDGRMHVPSRPGLGITLTDQARAWTQATHEAGKRH
- a CDS encoding LysR substrate-binding domain-containing protein; the protein is MFTLAQLVSFVAVAEELHFTRAAERLRMTQPPLSRQIQLLEHDLGVRLLDRTNRSVRLTPAGRTFLNEARHILRQSEHAALAVRQVSAGEAGAIAIGFTAASANSALGTLLEVARSAMPRVEVVLRELVTRDQLEAITEGSLDLGMIRPANTGPDLETRPAVREGLLAALPTGHPLAAREGDLRVEDFDGEEVLMYSPVEARYFHELLVSIFRAAQVTPVFTQYLSQVHSILAMVNAGWGIALVPEAAAQMRFDGITYKPVSLREPKPVELNLVWRRNNDNPALEALLRHL
- a CDS encoding 5-dehydro-4-deoxyglucarate dehydratase translates to MGIRSMNEVGTQPEDVAQKLRDGMAKGVLSFPLTSLRDDGSLDLDAYRTYLTAQLANAPGMVFPACGTGEFFSLDEEEYRSVVRVTVEVADGRLPVVAGIGYGWSQALRFARIAQEEGADALLVLPHYLVGAPQDGLVEQLRRIAAGTRLPLIAYQRDQVTFSVDALRRIAEIPTVVGLKDGHSDLDRLQRLTLAAPDGFLFFNGAATAEMQARAYATVGVPAYSSAVHAFAPEIAKAFFTALREGDDEATNKLLRDFYVPLVELRDRVPGYAVSLVKAAARLRGLPVGPVRAPLTDPSPADLADLEKVLDTGLNLVGAVRRVN